The region CTTTGCCGGAGAAGCTCCTCCGCCCATCGGCGCACGGTACTCGATTGGTTCTCTTCTCTTTGAATTTGGATGGAATTGGGGTGGAATTCATCGTTCTGACCTTCAATAGATGCGATTAGAGTCTGTGTCCATTGCCGAAGGAGGGTTGCCGTGGTGACGCCGATGAAGTGGGAAGGGGTGGATGAGAAGCTCGCTAAGATGGTCTCTGAGGCCAACCTTGATCATGCCTCAGAGCGGCGGAGGATTCGAGAGATGTTTAAGGATATACAGCTTAGTATTGATCATTGCCTTTTTAAGGTATTTAATTTCATCTCTGATTTCTTTGAAGACGAAGTTAGCTTGATGCTTTTTTCTTAATTGTTATTtgagaataggaaaaaaaaaacttttttcggTTTGATTGTACATAACTTATTAGAGATTGTGGTGGTAATTGGAGCATGAGGCTAATATCATAGGtttctctaaatttttgttttgggattgcgaaaatttgggtttttgtgtgtgtgtgtctggtTTAATTCTATAGACACCAAAAGGTAATAAAAGACAGACCTTGTAGTAATCTGAGCATTTTATCATCTTGAAAGCCATTTATGTTGTGCTATTCTTCTTGTAGAATTAGAATAATGGTAGTATAAACAGGTTAAGTATGAGTAATGTATGAATTGCCTTCTTACATACACTTGATGTATTTTTGGATACTAGGAAACCCTAAAAGTTTTCATTTGAATCTTTCATATGACTCACAATATTGCAGGCTGTCTTTGATTATTTCAGCAAAGATACTAGgctgtaaatttttttgttgttatttttgtttctatgcTGGACATCTCTTGGCATGCCATTTATGACTTAATGCTATGCAAAACAATTTGTGTGCTGTATATCAGCTTATGTAAATATGTGTCCTGTATCTGAGGGGGTCATATGTATGATACATGTCTGGAACATGTAGCATAAATTCAAGCCTCTGAAATGAAGTTGTACATTGAATGTTGAACTTATCATTAAGTTACCTGAAGGTATAGTTGAATCATagtatttcatgatttttttcacaGATCGATTTGTCAAGGTTTAGCTCAAATTTTCCTAATTTAAGTTTGTGTGGGATTAGGTCAAGGATGGCATGCCATTGACATTTTCCCTAAGCAAACATTTGAAAACTAAGGGTATGAGTATAATAGATATGGCAACTTAATTACTCAATATTCTTCTGGTTTTCTGGATATCATTTGAAAAACTTAGGATTTATAGATAGCACTGACACATTCATCAACCTCATCAATGGTGATTGAGTTGGTTGTATGGCTATTGAAGGACTTTAATGTGCTCCATAATATATTAAGATACCTGCCTTCTAGTCATTTAATTTTCTGCAAAGTTTAAATTTTCAGAACtccaattaaaaatgaaaagttaacCTGTCTTGGTTAATATTTGGTGAAATACATCAACTAAGGCGTGGAAAGTTAAGCATTGGTGTTCATGGTTATGAATCACCAAAGATCTAATCGATGAAGTTATTAGGTGGAATCAGCATGATCATTAGTATGTGAGATCTTTATTGAGTTCAGACTTGCAATGtcagtaaataaaaaataatcggCGCCATAGGATGATtagttatatatacacacacgcaTAGTGTTTAAGTTTGGTATGGCTGTGCCCAGCCATACTTGGACATATTTTATTGagtgcatatatttttttttaactgatcTTTTGGAAGAAAATGGGCCCTGATATTAGAGAGTTGTCTTTTTATGTTGGTATAACAGACAAAATTAGAGTTAACCAATACTCTCTTCCTTTCTTGCAGGCACAATACAGTGCTGTCAAAACTGAGGAGGTAatcaagatattttttttttttggagtatTTTTCATATCTCTTTTTATGAAGACCTCATTACAGACAGCCCtatgtcttaaaaaaaaaaaaaccacatattTGGGAATGCTATGTTTGGCCTCTTAGGGTCTAATAGAAACCACTCTGTCATTCTCTAGTTGTCTTCACTTTAACCTCTGTATCTATTAACCGTTTGACTTCTTTTATAACAGTTTTATAGAGTGAATTCCCGAGGTCTAGAGATTTTCTCTAGAAGATGGTTTCCAGGTAGCCTCCCTATGAAGGCACTGGTTTGCTTCTGTCATGGTTATGGGGACACTTGCACATTTTTCATTGAAGGTATTTGATGTGACGGTTTGTTATGTGATGTGTATAATGGTAATTCAGTTAATATTTTTTGAGTgtatatttatgaatttatgatgaAATCACATGCTTTGCATAGGTATTGCCAAGAAGTTAGCATCATCCGGATATGGAGTATTTGCTATGGACTATCCTGGTTTTGGCCTTTCAGAAGGACTTCATGGATATATACCTAGTTTTGACAATCTTGTTGATGATGTTGTCGAGCACTACACCAAAATCAAAGGTATGAGGCAATCTTTAAATTTGAATATGATGCCTTCCTAATTGAATATGATTTTGAATGACACTCTTTATCTCTGTAGTTGTTTTTTGACCATTGTTATCTCTTATGGGCCTCTGATCTGATTTTAGAATTGATAATGAATATATGTTCTTCATGTTCAAAAGTTGTGAACACGATTCCAACCAGGAATTCTCATGCAACAACGCGAGTTATGACACAGAACACAAAACTTGCTGAAATTTCTGTCTGTGCTTTGTCTAGCAGAAAACCCTGAATACCGAGGCCTTCCAAGCTTCTTATTTGGGCAATCAATGGGCGGAGCAGTGGCTTTGAAAGTGCATTTCAAACAACCTAATGCATGGGATGGTGCAGTCTTAGTTGCACCCATGTGTAAGGTAATTACATAATCTTCTTCTCCTCGAGATTCCAAACAGCATAAATTTTCTCTCTGAAGACTGAAACTTTCTCAAATATACAGATGGCAGAAGATGTTGTTCCATCTTGGCCTGTGCAGCAAATTCTGATCTGCATGGCTAAAATTCTCCCCAAAGGGAAGCTGGTTCCTCAGAAGGATTTAGCAGAAATGGCATTTAAAGATGTTAAAAAGCGTGAACAGGTTTGTAAATTAATTGTGCTTTAACTGAACTGACCGATGATTATACTCTTCCTACTAAAcagaaaattttctttatttgatgCAGACTTCTTACAATGTTATTGCTTACAAAGATAAACCTCGTCTACGAACAGCATTAGAGATGCTCAGAACAACTCAAGAGTTAGAAAATCAATTACAAGAAGTATGAAACTCTTTACTGGCCTTTTTTCTGTTCATGACTATGCAACAACTCAGAATTCATCTTTCCTTTGCAGGTTTCTCTACCACTTCTAATTCTACATGGTGAAGCTGATATCGTAACTGATCCTTCGGTGAGCAAAGCTTTGTATGAGAAGGCAAACAACAAGGACAAGAAGCTGTGCCTTTACAAAGATGCATATCATTCTCTTCTTGAAGGTGAACCTGATGAGATGATATTTCAGATTCTGGATGATATAATTTCTTGGTTGGATGAGCATTGCATCAATGCAGGAGCTTCTCGATCAATACCTCCTTGAGAGTTACCTCTCCTTGTACTTAAAAGAATCCTCACCTTATGTATGCATATGTTTGCTTGCAGTCCATtgctacattatttatttattaattgaaatgaAGTTCATTCATTGAAATTGATATTACTGAGAGTGCTTTATTAAACACAGACTCCCAATTGAAATGAGTAAATGCGTGTTAAATTATTGATAGCATGAAAAGCCAAAACACAAGGAGGAGCCATGCATGCATCCCGTAATGATCATGCCGTCTCCTCAAACTAAATTAAGATGATCTCAAATGATctgaaaaaacaacaacaacagaaaaaaaaaagaaagaaaaaaactaatcaaTAGTTGAGATTCATAACATCAGAAAAAGGTTGTGGGGAACTCCTCCTCAATGCCAAGCATGGAAGTGAATGCTGTTGCCCCAGGACATCTATAAGAAGGCACTAACAATGGCACATCAAAAGGGCCTTCAAGAGGTCTCACCGGGTTACCATTGAAGATTGAAGATGAAACAGAGGTGGAGGTGAACGGTGAACAACCAAGGTGAATATAACTCTCTGACGACGATGAAGATTCATCATGATCTTGCAATATTGGTGTGGGTCGTGGTGGAGGTGGCGGAGTTTTTGTTTGTTCATTGTCATCAGAATGTGAAAGTCCGGTTAGTTTCTGTACAAGAGCCATGAAGTCTCTGGCTTGTGTATGGATAACCTTGGGAGAGTGAGTGTAGATTATGACAGGGTGATGACGTGCATGGCTGATGCTGCTGCCGTTTGTTGCTCcagtggatgatgatgatgatgacgacgaTGATGGCTTTTGAATGTTGTGTGAGTCTTTGTGAATTTTCAGGCGTGCTGGCCTTGCTGCCATTGCTTCTCTTGGTGCAGGACTCATGGCAATGCAATGCAATACAATGCAGAGAAAgatagagaatgaagaagatgatgatgaaggggAAGAGATGTTTATTTTTGGTGCACGAGgatgatatatatagagagaaagaGCTGGAGAAGC is a window of Dioscorea cayenensis subsp. rotundata cultivar TDr96_F1 chromosome 5, TDr96_F1_v2_PseudoChromosome.rev07_lg8_w22 25.fasta, whole genome shotgun sequence DNA encoding:
- the LOC120262102 gene encoding caffeoylshikimate esterase isoform X1, with the protein product MASKPPTLPEKLLRPSAHDAIRVCVHCRRRVAVVTPMKWEGVDEKLAKMVSEANLDHASERRRIREMFKDIQLSIDHCLFKAQYSAVKTEEFYRVNSRGLEIFSRRWFPGSLPMKALVCFCHGYGDTCTFFIEGIAKKLASSGYGVFAMDYPGFGLSEGLHGYIPSFDNLVDDVVEHYTKIKAENPEYRGLPSFLFGQSMGGAVALKVHFKQPNAWDGAVLVAPMCKMAEDVVPSWPVQQILICMAKILPKGKLVPQKDLAEMAFKDVKKREQTSYNVIAYKDKPRLRTALEMLRTTQELENQLQEVSLPLLILHGEADIVTDPSVSKALYEKANNKDKKLCLYKDAYHSLLEGEPDEMIFQILDDIISWLDEHCINAGASRSIPP
- the LOC120262102 gene encoding caffeoylshikimate esterase isoform X2; translated protein: MASKPPTLPEKLLRPSAHDAIRVCVHCRRRVAVVTPMKWEGVDEKLAKMVSEANLDHASERRRIREMFKDIQLSIDHCLFKAQYSAVKTEEFYRVNSRGLEIFSRRWFPGSLPMKALVCFCHGYGDTCTFFIEGIAKKLASSGYGVFAMDYPGFGLSEGLHGYIPSFDNLVDDVVEHYTKIKENPEYRGLPSFLFGQSMGGAVALKVHFKQPNAWDGAVLVAPMCKMAEDVVPSWPVQQILICMAKILPKGKLVPQKDLAEMAFKDVKKREQTSYNVIAYKDKPRLRTALEMLRTTQELENQLQEVSLPLLILHGEADIVTDPSVSKALYEKANNKDKKLCLYKDAYHSLLEGEPDEMIFQILDDIISWLDEHCINAGASRSIPP
- the LOC120262102 gene encoding caffeoylshikimate esterase isoform X3 → MKWEGVDEKLAKMVSEANLDHASERRRIREMFKDIQLSIDHCLFKAQYSAVKTEEFYRVNSRGLEIFSRRWFPGSLPMKALVCFCHGYGDTCTFFIEGIAKKLASSGYGVFAMDYPGFGLSEGLHGYIPSFDNLVDDVVEHYTKIKAENPEYRGLPSFLFGQSMGGAVALKVHFKQPNAWDGAVLVAPMCKMAEDVVPSWPVQQILICMAKILPKGKLVPQKDLAEMAFKDVKKREQTSYNVIAYKDKPRLRTALEMLRTTQELENQLQEVSLPLLILHGEADIVTDPSVSKALYEKANNKDKKLCLYKDAYHSLLEGEPDEMIFQILDDIISWLDEHCINAGASRSIPP